A window of Populus trichocarpa isolate Nisqually-1 chromosome 17, P.trichocarpa_v4.1, whole genome shotgun sequence genomic DNA:
GTTGTGTGCCAAAATGCTGCTTAATGTTTCCCCCCCCGTATTTTCTCATGATATAAATTAGAGTGATTCCATgcaattatgtttttcttttgcataCGCTTAGCCAATATGTAGAGCATGAAAATATCAACTCGATATTTGTTTTCGgacatttttatttgtattgtatCCACATTGCATCTCTTGTTATATGTAATGTCTGGTGCGCAATAATATCTGTGCACTTCAGTTAGATGCAACTACGTAAACATGAAATATCAATCAAAGACTATTCTCAAAATGAAGATCGTAATTACGAGCCGGGCTTGTGATCCTTGCTTCGAATTTTTAAGGCTGGTGCCTTGGTTAAGTGCTACGATGTTGAAGGGTTGGAATCTGTTGATATTTTTTGGAATTCTATTCAACTGCAGTGCTTTGAAGTCTTCTCGGGTAGAGGGCCATCACAGATTAACCATCTTTAGAAATtggaatttaattcactttgaCAGTAGTTCCTTTATGTATCAAATCATTCAAGCTTTGCTGCGTATGAAACTGATACAGTTGCAGAATCATCTCTACTGCATTCTGTGATTTTATTTCTGAACTCCAATCCATTGACAACAACTTGTATGGTACAAACAGGCTTGAAAAGCAACTCAGAGGATAAGCTTGGTATAGTACATTGTGAGGCGTGGAATCTTTGAAAGACTGTCACGTGTGAGCTCGGCTATTGTTCCCGACGACCGTATCTCTTCAGAAAGCATCGAGAGGGCCCATGCTCGGAGACTGCTCATCAATGGCCCTCGTTCTACGAGATCCGAATGAAAAACGACGAGGAATTGCTTGAACTGGTTTGTCAGTCACGCGAATCAGATTGTAGGACCATGCTCCAAGGAGCGTTCCTGTCACTGGTCCGAGCAGGTACACCCATACGCCTTTAAAGTATCGACTAGCAATTGCTGGTCCCAGTGTCCTTGCTGGGTTCATAGATCCACCTGATACTGGGCTGAAGATTACTAGGCAGCTAGTTAGTTACCACTCTTGGTTTCGTGTCTTCGCTTAATAAAAACTTCGGCCTTATTTGATGATTAATTCTAGAATTGAAAATTTAGGTATCTGTAATACGAAGATGAATAATCTTATAGCTGTTATTGGTTATTTAAGACTATGATATCAATTACATTAATTAAACTCCAATATTGCATTTGAACTTCCacgtttaatttcttttgatttcaatatCGGACCCTCCAAGGCCTACCGCACCTTCAAAAGGTAGGTCCATTTGTTGGGGCCACTTAGATTTACTAATCTAGGCTTAGGCAGGTTCCTTTGCACCAAAGAATGAGCGAtcactatttctttttatttgcaaAAATACGTAGAAGGGTGCGATGTTAGGCCACTTGAGTTATGACTTGTTGTcttaatatcataataaaaatcaaaaataaaaaatcgaaAACTTATTGTCTTAAAAAGTACATGCTTTTTACCTAGTTTTGACTTTTTAGTGACGGGTTAATTTGGTAATGCTTAATAGGCGAGGGACACGATTgaggatttttataaatatatgttcCAGCTTACCCGGCCAAGATGGATGTTATACAGACTGCCGAACCAACAGCTATACCTGCCAGTTCTCCtacctgaaacaaaaaaataaataaataaaaaaaaaatacaacacacacacacacacacacacacacacacacacacacacatgtgaGCAACACACACGCTTTGTTTGCAAAGCTGAAAATCTTGGACACTAATTAATTAGGAGGATGATTCTCACAGCTTTAGTATCGGTTGCCACAGCAGAAGTGATGAACATCATGGAAAATGTTACGACGATTTCCATGATGAGAGCTTGAACAGCTGTTCCAGATGGTGAAGTAGTGCCGACATTTCTTATGGGATGTAGGAGCACTTTCAGAGTGAATGAAGCAGAAATTGCTCCTGTTAATTGCGCTGCAGCATAAAATGGGACCtgcaaaaatttatttctttattttcttaaaaacgaATAATAGGACAACacatccttttccttttctttttccttttgtctttggattagaagcaaaaaaataaaatacagctGGTTATTCATGTATATATGATACAAATGCATGTGGATTACTAATTGACTTCTCTGCTTTGattaattgttgatttttttattaccctaagaaaaaaacagaacattattggcttaattaattatatcacaTGGTTAGAAGAGAAAGATACCATAAACGATAAtgaaatgacataattaaataacaGGAAAACATCttccatatatttatataatacatgttgtatatatctaattaatattatctaccatataataataaaatatgcgAAAGATTCAATTGACATCCGTGCCCCCCCttaatgtatatattatatatattataattgttaTATCACCGTACTTCGTCatggataaaatatttttactttttataaaaaaattatatatattatagttgTTATATGACCGTCCTTCGTCatggataaaatatttttattttttataaaaaataattatatatgcaggtttttttaatgtctttctgtagtttaaaaaatctaaattcaaataaatttttgtatgcatacatataatcaaataaatcgagaacCATAAGTGTGAATAAATAGATAAAAGTTATTAAcgatacttaaaaataaaacttgaaaaatcaaaagacaaatgtagatcaagatatttaatctcgaaaGACTAGATATTTACCCGGTTGTGTTtggtaaattt
This region includes:
- the LOC7482476 gene encoding aquaporin NIP2-1 gives rise to the protein MATVDQEMNISVESSRFHFVKLFREHYPSGFLRKVVAEVIATYLLVFVTCGAAAISASDEHKVSKLGASVAGGLIVTVMIYAVGHISGAHMNPAVTTAFAAVLNFPWKQVPFYAAAQLTGAISASFTLKVLLHPIRNVGTTSPSGTAVQALIMEIVVTFSMMFITSAVATDTKAVGELAGIAVGSAVCITSILAGPVSGGSMNPARTLGPAIASRYFKGVWVYLLGPVTGTLLGAWSYNLIRVTDKPVQAIPRRFSFGSRRTRAIDEQSPSMGPLDAF